The following coding sequences lie in one Spinacia oleracea cultivar Varoflay chromosome 1, BTI_SOV_V1, whole genome shotgun sequence genomic window:
- the LOC110795108 gene encoding thermospermine synthase ACAULIS5: MGTEAIEIITSNALSAIFDKQNRFNQDNNEFWYEEEIDEDLKWSFALKSVLQKATSEYQDIVLLDTKKFGKVLVLDGKMQSAEADEFIYHECLIHPALLCHLNPKSMFIMGGGEGSAAREALKHKSIDKVVMCDIDQEVVDFCRKHLTINQEAFNNNKFELVINDAKAELEGRKEKFDIIVGDLADPVEGGPCYQLYTKSFYETILKPRLTDNGIFVTQAGPAGIYTHKEVFSSIYNTIRQVFKYVVAFTAHVPSYADTWGWVMASDHPILIDAKDLDKKIQDRIDGELLYLNGTSILSSTSLNKTLSQSLLQETHIYTEESARFLHGHGLINRL, from the exons ATGGGTACTGAAGCTATTGAGATCATAACTTCAAATGCTTTGTCAGCCATTTTTGATAAACAAAACCGTTTCAATCAAGATAACAATGAGTTTTGGTATGAGGAAGAAATTGATGAGGATCTCAAATGGTCCTTCGCTTTGAAGag CGTGCTGCAAAAAGCCACTAGCGAATACCAGGACATTGTGCTACTCGACACTAAGAAATTTGGGAAG GTGTTGGTGCTTGATGGTAAGATGCAAAGTGCGGAGGCTGATGAATTTATCTACCATGAGTGCTTGATTCACCCTGCCCTCCTTTGTCATCTAAA CCCAAAATCTATGTTCATAATGGGAGGTGGTGAAGGTTCTGCTGCTAGAGAAGCTCTTAAGCACAAGTCCATTGACAAAGTGGTCATGTGTGATATTGATCAG GAGGTGGTTGATTTCTGCCGTAAACACTTGACAATCAACCAAGAAGCCTTCAACAATAACAAGTTTGAGCTTGTGATCAATGATGCAAA GGCTGAATTGGAAGGAAGGAAGGAGAAATTTGATATAATAGTTGGAGATTTGGCAGACCCAGTTGAAGGAGGACCTTGTTACCAACTTTACACCAAATCTTTCTATGAGACTATTCTCAAACCTAGGCTTACTGATAATGGCATCTTTGTCACTCAG GCTGGGCCTGCAGGAATTTACACCCACAAGGAGGTGTTCTCTTCCATTTACAACACCATCAGACAAGTCTTCAAAT ATGTAGTTGCATTTACTGCTCATGTGCCATCGTATGCAGATACTTGGGGATGGGTTATG GCCTCGGATCATCCAATTCTCATTGATGCTAAAGATCTCGATAAGAAGATCCAAGATCGGATTGATGGGGAGTTGCTATACCTGAATGGGACTTCCATACTTTCATCCACTTCCCTAAACAAAACTCTCTCTCAATC GCTGTTGCAAGAAACTCATATCTATACTGAAGAAAGTGCAAGATTTCTGCATGGTCATGGGCTAATTAATCGTCTCTAA
- the LOC110795131 gene encoding mechanosensitive ion channel protein 10, producing the protein MADNTNKNPQEIAIPISSITNEKSPKKGFQTNEFEAKPTNYSSRSLEYSTFSPSPKKPTLRRRNTFKIETRFGEPSVPLDSKILANLGPIPRFLNQSSFSETSGKQRVGPDEEEIYKRVTAQLSSRRRWRMTALLLLELLVFLLILGCLICSFNVEGLKGEMFCGLEVWKWFTLLMVIFSGMLITRWVVYCIVFLIEWKFLLRKNVVYYTHGLKNIVVVFIWIFVILITWVGLFKHNSETSPNMTMKTRNILEFFTWSIASLLIGSFFWLIKTTLIKILASSFHLNRFFERIQEAVFHHYVIQTLSGRPVNELARTLTRENSYDSQSQVSFKEHIGSHKENKVIDWEKLHQMKKDKVPSWTMKLLVDVVSNSGLSTMSSILNQDTVEGGVGLNDDEITCEEEAIRTAVRIFYNVIDEDMNDINELYIDGSDLHRFMIWDEVELVLPLFEVNEKNQIDWKAFSKWVVRVYKDRQALKHALNDNKTAVDDLNKLLNGVLVIVMTVLWLVLTEVLTTKMLVFLSSQLLVAVFVFGNSCKTLFEAIIFVFVMHPFDVGDRCVIDETLMVVEEMNILMTIFLKWNMEKVCYPNAVLATKSIGNYYRSPDQGDSFKFSIDYRTPLPMIEQLKHRIKLYVEQNSHYWHPEHSLVVKEIENIHKIKMVLFFTHTMNFQDITEKSRRRSEFVLQLKNIFDDLEISYQLLPQEIHLTKMASNYLV; encoded by the exons ATGGCGGACAACACCAATAAAAACCCACAAGAAATTGCAATTCCTATATCATCCATAACAAATGAGAAATCTCCCAAAAAGGGATTTCAGACCAATGAATTTGAAGCAAAACCCACAAATTATTCCTCTCGATCTCTAGAATATTCTACTTTTAGCCCAAGCCCTAAAAAGCCAACCTTAAGAAGAAGAAACACTTTTAAGATAGAAACCAGATTTGGGGAACCTTCAGTTCCTCTTGACTCAAAAATCTTGGCAAATTTAGGTCCTATACCGCGATTTTTGAACCAATCTTCCTTCTCAGAAACTTCTGGAAAACAGAGGGTGGGGCCAGATGAGGAGGAGATATATAAAAGGGTAACTGCTCAGCTGAGTAGTAGAAGGAGATGGAGGATGACTGCATTATTGTTACTTGAGTTGCTTGTTTTTCTGTTGATTTTAGGTTGTTTGATTTGTAGCTTTAATGTTGAGGGTTTAAAGGGTGAAATGTTTTGTGGGTTAGAGGTATGGAAATGGTTCACGCTTTTAATGGTTATATTTTCGGGTATGTTAATAACTAGATGGGTTGTGTATTGCATTGTGTTCTTGATTGAGTGGAAGTTTCTTTTGAGGAAGAATGTGGTGTATTATACTCATGGCCTAAAGAACATTGTTGTGGTGTTCATATGGATATTTGTGATTCTTATCACTTGGGTTGGGTTGTTTAAGCATAATTCTGAAACATCCCCAAATATGACCATGAAAACGAGGAACATACTCGAATTCTTTACTTGGAGTATAGCTTCATTACTCATTGGGTCatttttttggttgattaagACTACTTTGATAAAGATATTAGCATCTTCGTTTCATTTGAATCGGTTTTTTGAGAGGATTCAAGAGGCTGTGTTTCATCACTATGTGATCCAAACACTCTCGGGTCGACCCGTGAATGAGTTGGCCCGTACACTAACTAGGGAAAACAGTTATGATTCTCAGTCTCAGGTGAGCTTTAAGGAGCATATAGGGAGTCACAAGGAGAATAAGGTAATTGATTGGGAGAAGCTTCACCAAATGAAGAAGGATAAAGTACCTTCTTGGACTATGAAGTTGTTGGTTGATGTGGTTTCAAATTCAGGTTTATCAACAATGTCTAGTATTCTCAATCAAGATACAGTTGAAGGTGGGGTTGGATTAAATGATGATGAAATCACATGTGAAGAGGAGGCTATAAGAACTGCTGTTCGGATATTCTACAATGTGATCGATGAGGATATGAATGATATCAATGAACT CTATATTGATGGAAGTGATCTCCATAGGTTCATGATTTGGGACGAGGTGGAACTTGTTCTTCCATTATTTGAAGTGAATGAAAAAAACCAGATTGATTGGAAAGCCTTTTCCAAGTGGGTG GTACGAGTTTACAAAGATCGACAAGCACTGAAACACGCTTTGAATGACAACAAGACTGCTGTAGATGACCTAAACAAGCTATTGAATGGAGTCCTGGTTATTGTAATGACAGTACTCTGGCTTGTTCTGACAGAAGTTCTTACAACAAAAATGCTTGTGTTCTTATCTTCACAGCTTTTGGTGGCTGTTTTTGTATTCGGAAACAGTTGTAAGACCCTTTTTGAAGCGATTATATTTGTTTTCGTTATGCATCCATTCGATGTTGGTGATCGTTGTGTTATTGACGAAACACTG ATGGTGGTTGAAGAAATGAATATCTTAATGACAATATTCTTGAAATGGAACATGGAAAAGGTATGCTATCCAAATGCAGTTTTGGCTACTAAATCTATTGGGAATTACTACAGGAGTCCAGATCAGGGAGAttcattcaagttttcaatCGATTATAGAACTCCACTCCCAATGATTGAACAACTCAAACACCGAATTAAGCT GTACGTGGAGCAAAATTCACATTATTGGCATCCAGAGCATAGTTTGGTTGTTAAAGAGATCGAGAATATACATAAGATTAAAATGGTTCTCTTTTTCACTCATACTATGAACTTCCAAGACATCACTGAGAAGAGCAGGCGGAGATCTGAATTTGTGTTGCAATTGAAGAACATATTTGATGATCTCGAAATCTCTTACCAACTACTACCTCAGGAGATTCATCTTACTAAAATGGCCTCAAATTATCTTGTTTGA
- the LOC110795107 gene encoding mechanosensitive ion channel protein 10 → MAANNIKNPEEIAIPISPLTNEQFPEKGLQHNEFEAKSANYSSQSPELSTFPSPFSPSPRKTPLRRRNTFKKEPSRFGGPSVPIDSQTLQNLGATPRFSNQSPFSVGGSGRSKVKEKEKEMGPDEKDIYKRVTAQLSAKRSWRMTVKLVLELLVFLLILACLLSSLMVDKFKGKYFSGLAVWKWFTLLMVIFSGILITRWFVNCIVFLIEWKYLLKKNVVYFTHGLQTNVVMFIWIGVILVTWVVLFKHNSDGAPKRSERTKNILDFITWSIVSLFIGSFLWLVKSTLIKVLASSFHLNRFFERIQEAVFSHYVLQTLSGRPVVELARKLSREDSHDSMVSFTDHTGTQTKSKVVDWDKLHKMKKEKVPSWTMQLLVDVVSNSGLSTMSSILNQDVVEGGVELDDDEITCEEEAITTAVRIFYNVLGRDQNEPGDLNEIHKLFIDGNDLHRFMIREEVELVLPLFEVNEKKQIDWKSFSKWVVNVFKDRQALKHALNDNKTAVDDLNKLLNGLLIIITLILWLVSTEVLKTKMLVFFTSQLLVAVFVFGNSCKTLFEAIIFVFVMHPFDVGDRCVIEGTLMVVEEMNILTTVFLKLDKEKVYYPNAVLATKSIGNYYRSPDQTDTMDFSIDYRTPLPKIAELKERIKLYVDQTPHLWHQEHVLAIKEIENINKIKMTLIFTHTMNFQDIPEKIRRKSEFVLQMKSIFDDLNISYQLLPQEVHLTKMAQNQLV, encoded by the exons ATGGCGGCCAACAACATTAAAAACCCAGAAGAAATTGCAATTCCCATCTCCCCTCTAACAAATGAGCAATTTCCTGAAAAGGGTTTGCAGCACAATGAATTTGAAGCAAAATCTGCAAATTATTCCTCCCAATCTCCAGAACTTTCCACTTTCCCAAGCCCTTTTAGCCCAAGCCCCAGAAAAACCCCCTTAAGAAGAAGAAATACTTTTAAGAAAGAACCCAGCAGATTTGGGGGACCCTCAGTTCCAATTGACTCACAAACCTTGCAAAATTTGGGGGCCACACCTCGATTTTCCAACCAATCTCCCTTCTCAGTAGGAGGTTCTGGAAGGTCAAAAGTAAAGGAGAAAGAGAAGGAGATGGGCCCAGATGAGAAGGATATCTATAAGAGGGTTACTGCTCAGCTAAGTGCTAAAAGAAGTTGGAGGATGACTGTAAAATTGGTACTTGAGTTGCTTGTTTTCTTGTTGATTTTGGCTTGTTTGCTTTCTAGTTTAATGGTTGACAAATTTAAGGGTAAATACTTTTCTGGGTTAGCGGTTTGGAAATGGTTTACGCTTTTAATGGTTATATTTTCTGGAATATTGATAACTAGATGGTTTGTGAATTGCATTGTATTCTTGATTGAGTGGAAGTATCTTTTGAAGAAGAATGTGGTGTATTTTACTCATGGTTTGCAGACCAATGTTGTCATGTTCATTTGGATTGGTGTGATTCTTGTCACTTGGGTTGTGTTGTTTAAGCATAATTCCGATGGCGCCCCAAAAAGGTCCGAAAGAACGAAGAACATACTTGATTTCATTACTTGGAGCATAGTTTCTTTGTTCATTGGGTCATTTTTGTGGTTGGTTAAGTCTACCTTGATAAAGGTATTAGCATCATCGTTTCATTTGAATAGGTTTTTTGAAAGGATTCAGGAGGCTGTGTTTAGTCATTATGTGCTCCAAACACTCTCGGGTCGACCCGTGGTTGAGTTAGCCCGTAAACTAAGTAGGGAAGACAGTCATGATTCTATGGTTAGCTTTACGGATCACACGGGGACTCAAACGAAGAGTAAGGTGGTTGATTGGGACAAACTTCACAAAATGAAGAAGGAAAAAGTGCCTTCTTGGACTATGCAGTTGTTGGTTGATGTGGTTTCAAATTCAGGTTTATCAACAATGTCTAGTATCCTCAATCAAGATGTAGTTGAAGGAGGGGTTGAATTAGATGACGATGAAATCACATGTGAGGAAGAGGCTATAACAACTGCTGTTCGGATATTCTACAATGTTCTCGGTAGAGATCAGAATGAACCTGGTGATTTGAATGAAATCCATAAACT CTTCATTGATGGAAATGACCTACACAGGTTCATGATTCGAGAAGAGGTGGAACTTGTTCTTCCATTATTTGAAGTGAATGAAAAAAAACAGATTGATTGGAAATCTTTTTCTAAGTGGGTG GTAAATGTCTTCAAAGATCGACAAGCACTGAAACACGCTTTGAATGACAACAAGACTGCTGTAGATGACCTAAACAAGCTATTGAACGGACTCCTGATTATTATAACGTTAATACTGTGGCTTGTCTCCACAGAGGTTCTTAAAACAAAAATGCTTGTGTTCTTTACTTCACAGCTTCTGGTGGCAGTTTTTGTATTCGGGAACAGCTGCAAGACTCTCTTTGAAGCAATTATATTTGTTTTTGTGATGCATCCATTCGATGTTGGTGATCGTTGTGTTATTGAGGGAACATTG ATGGTGGTTGAAGAGATGAATATATTAACAACAGTATTCTTGAAGTTGGACAAGGAAAAGGTATATTACCCAAATGCAGTCTTGGCTACTAAATCTATCGGTAACTATTACAGGAGTCCAGATCAGACGGATACTATGGATTTTTCAATAGACTACAGAACACCACTGCCAAAGATTGCAGAGCTGAAAGAACGAATAAAACT GTATGTGGATCAAACGCCCCATTTATGGCACCAAGAGCACGTATTGGCAATTAAGGAAATCGAGAATATAAATAAGATAAAAATGACTCTGATTTTCACTCATACAATGAATTTCCAGGACATTCCTGAGAAAATAAGACGGAAATCTGAATTTGTGTTGCAAATGAAGAGCATATTTGATGACCTCAATATCTCTTACCAACTACTGCCTCAGGAGGTTCATCTTACTAAAATGGCCCAGAATCAACTTGTTTGA